One window from the genome of Musa acuminata AAA Group cultivar baxijiao chromosome BXJ1-4, Cavendish_Baxijiao_AAA, whole genome shotgun sequence encodes:
- the LOC103982053 gene encoding uncharacterized protein At2g38710 has product MVSANREMAVYCFDTLVAHYNSEQAPPPGFEEGQHPLFVTWKKAINGAEPRLRGCIGTLEARCIINGFRDYALTSALRDRRFPPIQAKELPFLECTVSILTDYEPALDYLDWEVGKHGLIIEFTDPDYNTRRSATYLPEVAAHEGWTKLETIDSLMRKAGYNGAISESLRNRLHITRYQSTLYTMHYRDYASYVKMTRGDSLLINGAKAIH; this is encoded by the exons ATGGTGTCTGCCAATCGGGAAATGGCGGTCTATTGCTTCGACACTCTCGTCGCCCACTATAACAGCGAGCAGGCGCCGCCCCCGGGTTTCGAGGAAGGCCAGCA CCCATTGTTTGTTACATGGAAGAAAGCAATCAATGGAGCAGAGCCTCGTCTCCGTGGATGTATTGGAACTCTAGAAGCCCGCTGCATAATCAATGGTTTCAGGGATTATGCATTAACAAG TGCTTTGAGGGACCGCCGCTTTCCTCCAATACAGGCTAAAGAACTGCCATTTTTGGAATGTACAGTATCTATATTAACTGATTATGAACCTGCTCTTGACTACCTTGATTGGGAG GTTGGGAAACATGGTTTGATCATTGAATTTACTGACCCTGATTACAACACTAGGCGTAGTGCAACATACTTGCCTGAGGTTGCTGCCCATGAAG GTTGGACTAAGCTAGAAACCATCGATTCACTGATGAGGAAAGCAGGATATAATGGTGCCATAAGCGAGTCGCTTCGAAATCGACTTCACATTACCCGCTACCAGTCCACCCTCTACACCATGCACTACAGAGACTATGCTTCTTACGTCAAGATGACTAGAGGTGATTCCCTTCTAATTAATGGAGCTAAAGCCATCCATTGA
- the LOC135652119 gene encoding zinc finger CCCH domain-containing protein 56-like isoform X1, giving the protein MDYGGGAAYPGSNAIAIIPDASGPPDSWPPGGNDQPMWATDEDYRSWSGDPSADAASNSAYDGRLSRSRAGSEQPPGKKGRNSQADAQGGNRTTTSKAIGKMFFKTKLCCKFRAGTCPYITNCNFAHGIEELRRPPPNWQEIVAAQEEGSSEPREERRIPTMNSSVVAGESERSYKGRRCKKFYTEEGCPYGDSCTFIHDEQSKARESVTISLSPMVGGSGLGGGANTPTQKPSNWKTRTCHKWEMTGYCPFGNKCHFAHGAAELHRYGGGPVETEGRDASLVVSDSKHGGVHTKFPPSDASVASNSSVPHADMYHIGVPSQRSAGVVQRQGQRSVGKWKGPDKISKIYGDWIDDIE; this is encoded by the exons ATGGATTATGGCGGTGGAGCTGCGTACCCTGGTAGCAATGCCATCGCAATCATCCCGGACGCCTCCGGCCCTCCCGATTCCTGGCCCCCGGGAGGAAACGACCAGCCAATGTGGGCGACCGACGAGGATTACCGTTCTTGGAGCGGAGACCCATCCGCCGACGCCGCCTCCAACTCCGCTTACGACGGCCGCCTGTCCCGGTCTCGGGCCGGTAGTGAGCAGCCCCCGGGCAAGAAAGGTCGGAACTCCCAAGCGGATGCCCAGGGTGGTAACAGGACTACCACTTCCAAGGCCATCGGGAAGATGTTCTTTAAGACGAAGCTTTGCTGCAAGTTCCGCGCCGGGACTTGCCCTTACATCACGAACTGCAATTTTGCTCATGGGATCGAGGAGCTCCGCAGGCCGCCGCCAAACTGGCAAGAAATTGTGGCGGCTCAAGAGGAGGGCTCCTCCGAGCCCAGAGAAGAACGTCGAATACCGACGATGAACTCATCGGTCGTGGCTGGGGAGTCCGAGAGATCTTATAAAGGACGGCGGTGTAAGAAGTTCTACACCGAAGAGGGCTGCCCGTATGGGGATAGTTGCACCTTCATCCATGATGAGCAATCCAAGGCTCGGGAGAGCGTGACGATCAGTCTGTCGCCCATGGTTGGAGGCAGCGGACTAGGGGGAGGTGCGAATACGCCGACTCAGAAACCTTCAAATTGGAAGACGAGGACTTGTCACAAGTGGGAGATGACTGGGTATTGCCCCTTTGGCAACAAGTGCCACTTTGCTCATGGTGCAGCAG AACTACACAGGTATGGTGGGGGTCCTGTGGAAACAGAAGGTAGAGATGCCTCCTTGGTTGTTTCAGACTCTAAGCATGGTGGGGTGCACACAAAGTTCCCCCCATCGGATGCTTCCGTTGCTTCAAACAGTTCAGTTCCTCATGCTGATATGTATCATATCGGCGTCCCTTCTCAGAGGTCCGCTGGTGTCGTACAGAGGCAGGGGCAGAGGTCAGTTGGAAAATGGAAGGGGCCTGACAAAATTAGTAAGATATATGGTGACTGGATTGATGACATAGAGTAG
- the LOC135652119 gene encoding zinc finger CCCH domain-containing protein 56-like isoform X2, whose product MDYGGGAAYPGSNAIAIIPDASGPPDSWPPGGNDQPMWATDEDYRSWSGDPSADAASNSAYDGRLSRSRAGSEQPPGKKGRNSQADAQGGNRTTTSKAIGKMFFKTKLCCKFRAGTCPYITNCNFAHGIEELRRPPPNWQEIVAAQEEGSSEPREERRIPTMNSSVVAGESERSYKGRRCKKFYTEEGCPYGDSCTFIHDEQSKARESVTISLSPMVGGSGLGGGANTPTQKPSNWKTRTCHKWEMTGYCPFGNKCHFAHGAAGMVGVLWKQKVEMPPWLFQTLSMVGCTQSSPHRMLPLLQTVQFLMLICIISASLLRGPLVSYRGRGRGQLENGRGLTKLVRYMVTGLMT is encoded by the exons ATGGATTATGGCGGTGGAGCTGCGTACCCTGGTAGCAATGCCATCGCAATCATCCCGGACGCCTCCGGCCCTCCCGATTCCTGGCCCCCGGGAGGAAACGACCAGCCAATGTGGGCGACCGACGAGGATTACCGTTCTTGGAGCGGAGACCCATCCGCCGACGCCGCCTCCAACTCCGCTTACGACGGCCGCCTGTCCCGGTCTCGGGCCGGTAGTGAGCAGCCCCCGGGCAAGAAAGGTCGGAACTCCCAAGCGGATGCCCAGGGTGGTAACAGGACTACCACTTCCAAGGCCATCGGGAAGATGTTCTTTAAGACGAAGCTTTGCTGCAAGTTCCGCGCCGGGACTTGCCCTTACATCACGAACTGCAATTTTGCTCATGGGATCGAGGAGCTCCGCAGGCCGCCGCCAAACTGGCAAGAAATTGTGGCGGCTCAAGAGGAGGGCTCCTCCGAGCCCAGAGAAGAACGTCGAATACCGACGATGAACTCATCGGTCGTGGCTGGGGAGTCCGAGAGATCTTATAAAGGACGGCGGTGTAAGAAGTTCTACACCGAAGAGGGCTGCCCGTATGGGGATAGTTGCACCTTCATCCATGATGAGCAATCCAAGGCTCGGGAGAGCGTGACGATCAGTCTGTCGCCCATGGTTGGAGGCAGCGGACTAGGGGGAGGTGCGAATACGCCGACTCAGAAACCTTCAAATTGGAAGACGAGGACTTGTCACAAGTGGGAGATGACTGGGTATTGCCCCTTTGGCAACAAGTGCCACTTTGCTCATGGTGCAGCAG GTATGGTGGGGGTCCTGTGGAAACAGAAGGTAGAGATGCCTCCTTGGTTGTTTCAGACTCTAAGCATGGTGGGGTGCACACAAAGTTCCCCCCATCGGATGCTTCCGTTGCTTCAAACAGTTCAGTTCCTCATGCTGATATGTATCATATCGGCGTCCCTTCTCAGAGGTCCGCTGGTGTCGTACAGAGGCAGGGGCAGAGGTCAGTTGGAAAATGGAAGGGGCCTGACAAAATTAGTAAGATATATGGTGACTGGATTGATGACATAG
- the LOC135652133 gene encoding RPM1 interacting protein 13-like — MEEDKVDLAKAVEKEESRADDEDDDCYVIDPVADCFGKLTLGDPSDDVILVAEKGPVALRDFPHPRHLCANFPFNCTAHESYCSKCFCYVCEVAAPCSRWNGANGHCSVYTKEGPRSEASAQDPRAGIDTKEMQPPRSEYVGRMKLLE; from the exons ATGGAAGAAGATAAGGTTGACTTGGCGAAGGCGGTGGAGAAAGAGGAAAGCAGAGCTGACGACGAAGACGATGACTGCTATGTGATCGACCCCGTCGCCGATTGCTTCGGCAAGCTTACTCTCGGCGATCCTTCTGACGACGTCATCCTTGTTGCCGAGAAGGGACCT GTGGCACTCAGGGATTTCCCGCATCCGAGGCATCTCTGTGCAAACTTCCCCTTCAACTGCACCGCTCATGAGAGCTACTGTAGCAAG TGTTTCTGTTATGTCTGCGAAGTAGCTGCTCCCTGCTCGCGGTGGAATGGAGCTAATGGACACTGCAGTGTCTACACCAAGGAAGGCCCGCGGTCAGAAGCCTCTGCTCAAGATCCTCGTGCAGGAATCGATACGAAAGAAATGCAACCGCCGAGGTCGGAATACGTGGGACGGATGAAGCTTTTAGAATAA